GACTTGAttacgttttttattaattttcgccAACGTTTTTTGCGTTGTATTAAGGTTTGTGGACAATATTCAATCGAGCTACAGTAGAAGCCTcttctttgaatatttattctttgtaaTCTTGATAGGCCTGACACTGATACAAGTGAGTGTTGtacacattaaattaattaatttataatttactctGTGCGCGCGCGTAAGTAAAATCATTAAAGGAAAGCTTAACTTTtgcaatgagaaaaaaaaaactgtgagAAGAAGTGTTAAAAGACAAATCAGCGTCAAATGTTGTTTAGATATTCGGAACCGGATACAGCTCGGATCGGCCAATTAGAGCTATAGGTTTCATGGGcggacaattattttatctgctTATGTTTAGTTACATGGGTCAGCGTATAATTGACACGAGTGCAGAGTTGTATATGAAAATGTGAGTATCGCGCGTGCATATTTCGCACAACGATATATCGatgaaaatgtatgtatatgtacacgcATATTTTGCGCTCGCGTTAACACGCGACATTTTATTCAGCCAAGAAATATCCAGGCTtgggaagtaacgcgttatttgtaacgtcgttaccgttacagttacattttttttttttttttttttttttttttttttttgacaaagtGTGATAACGGCGTTActatttcttttctgtaacTGTAGCGGTAacgtagttacatttttttagtaacggtaacgaatttaacagttacttttatatCTGGAACCTATTTcctatttatgacatattatattttctatttttatatattcaattttcaattatcaatagatatttatattatataataaattaaaaattatcatattaaaggttttaaacaaaattatgagaatacaaaaaatatatcgtatatctgactatataaatttaatgcaaaccaaaatttttttacttatactttgagtgtttcaaaattttttccttattatttatggttttacaaatttaaaataaaaaatttaaagaaaatgtattgatattttattaatattttaattattaatttttttcaataaaatatattacaaaagtatattttttatttaatttctaatctcgttttaacattaaaaaagtaacgaaaaaagtaacaaatagTTACTTTTGATAATAAGTAACGAATAACGGTAactagttactttttaaaagtaactttcccatccctggaaatatctatatataaatatgtatgcaaaaaaaaaaaatacgctttAATCGACGTAAATCTCGTAGATATTGCGGAAAATGGCACAATATGTCCGTGTGgaagcaaaaaattatgttgttCATTATGATAAAGTGTATGCGAACGGTTTCCATTAATTcgtacattaatttatatactctGAGTTTAGAAAGTTTCGCAGCGGTAAGCAATAAATcacgattatattataaaacccTCTCCCTTTCCTCGATAATATTACTGCGACTTTTGTTTCAAGATCATACAATCGGGCATATCGATTTGTATATTGGTGAAAGATATATGCTAAAAAATTACGAAGCAAACAGTTCGTAAATAGATTGGAAATAATAGTAGCGTTTTTGTATGCATTTGATATACATGATGAAATTATCACAatacacttttttatatttcgagcTTAAAGAGAGAATCGCTCTGTTGTTCCCATCTTATTCAAATACGCATCTGCAAAGATAGCGCTTGATATGCTATCCCTTTTCCCTCTCTctacgtaataatatatattatttacataagttCGTGCATTGTCACATAAATTACCATCTTCGCAAATTGTTTCTTCGTGCGTCTTCATTTCTGACGATCGATCTGTAAAATTATCACGCGTTTTCTTCAGCGCACAAAACTTCTCTTCAAGATATAAATAGTACATTGAAATTCGaagtataaatgtataacgtgagtgtatacaaaaatatgtttcagcattttcttttaattctaaatagaaagagaaagaagaaacagaatatcaaattattattaaattaaaaacatttattctttatctcaaaatataaatttgttttattttattaaaaatattgcttatGAGTGATTGCATATATGcactaattatttaagaaagtaTGAGAAAGACGGAAAGATAAGAttttgagaattaaaaaaaacaataatacgaTGATCTCTCAATGAAACTACGATTAAATTGtgacaaaaaatgaatataagacAGTTTTTTTACTTATCGTGCCACAACTGTCAACGGACAGATCTTGTCAGCAATTATTCTGTACTGCCGTGTATTCttctacataattatttaaaatgctatgtatattaataattataaaaaataaatacaagtgtacaattttactttatcgCGCTAAAACTTTTGATCGATAGGGTCACGATAGGGTCAGTTATTTTGCCGGCAAttattttgtagaatttcGTAGATTGttcataattataagaaaaatcttatacatTTTCACGAAGTACAATATCATCTTCCTCTACAATACAAAACGAGATTTATACTATTCTGGatataacaatgataaaaaaacatggatataattaaatgataaaaacatttacatgTAATCTTCgtaaaatgaaattgaatCGCGGTGTGTGTGTCAGCACGAAAcacgaaagaattaattaaaaataaataacaatatattacataatttaaagaaattctaatataaattatatatatatatataaatattaaaaatttctttgtagGATACAGAAAcgtctttaaaaatttaattttatcaataacatAACTTACTGTTAGTATCTTTATTCTACTATTACACTATGTACTCTCTTACAATATCGCTAGATATTGTACGTATTCGgtgtttttgcaaattatatacaacCTAGGTATCGTTTAACACTGTCTTTGTCAAATGCTTTTTTGCACGGTTCTCGATAGAAATACTAGGCAAacaataaactattatttttgaatttttgaataCAGTGAGAAGCCCGAGGACATCATTAACAATTCCTTGTGTTATGACGCTTATGTGGCGCGTGTACGTCCTcctatcattataataatgaatgtcttctttctctttcccctcGTATTACACATCTAAAGTCTCGTAGCTTTTTTTTAAGAACTATACaaactgaattttttttaaattgacgaCTGTGAAGATTTCGTCGACTTGAATATTAAGTCGTGCAACAAAGCACgcagtatttttttatggctATTACAAATTTACGATGAAAGGTATAAGTTAAGAGATTAAAACTttccacatattatatattttcggtgtttttgaattaatatcaaattgatAGCAGGAACTGTTACGATAAAGTCATGTGtcattctaaaaaattcattgataAGCTGCTGAATCGCACAGATGATgtcgatataataatcaacTGAAGGAGCGCATCATCGTCAAATAAGACATCGATGTTTTCAAAaccttcaaaaaataaaactatcgtTCATTatcttcttaaaaaaaaaaaaataaatttataataagatattgtAGAGATAAAGTTGGTAATAAAAGCATATGTAGTTTTGCTCACCTTGCCAAAGCTTTCAATGGAGAGAGCCACGATCTTGCCAGCAGTTATTTTACATGGTAACACGCTTCTATTCATGATTAAGAAAAGAAGCTTTTGACATCTTCTAGAAGTATAATACCAATTTGACCTGCAACTGcaatttgaaacaaaattaataccaattccggataagaaaaaaaaaaaataaataaaaatgagaaatatttagcATCGCAATTATTATCGCGTCTGcagtttgaataaaaaaaataaaaacattttatataaattatcgtataaagaaatatagcaGTATTAGGGCTGCCATCCATCCGGTTTTTCCCGGATTTGTCCTAGTTTTTCAAGCGTTCAGTGACGTTTGGGGgagattttttaaagttgtCCGGGTTTCTCatcaaaagattttattttaatattattattgattagtaatatctaattatatttctattatattgattaataattgtatcttATTATAGCTATTATAGCTAATTGttgtaattgtataatattttttatgaaacaataatagtttatttatactttgtaaaaattacccagtcatatataaaaattaataaagttctttttaatatgtatatatttaattctcgaTTTATGATTTTTGTAGTTTTTGAAATTCCTTCTGTCTAAATAGAAAGATTCCTCtattttgatcattttatCAGTCCGGGGTCCGTCTGGGGTTTTAAACTTCTCAGTCCTAGGTCTGTAATATTACAGATGGCAGCCCTAAGCAGTATAAAAGGgaattatataactttgttgtaatatatatatatccttacAATAATTTCGTCATTATATAGACAAATTGGAAGAGGAAGCGTAGTCTTACATTGATTGGTAAGGAACCATACTGTAATCTAACAAGAATTGAGCCGGCCAGAACTGTAGAAAGAGGTGAATCAGTTGAGCAATATAGATAGCGAGAGGTTCTACGATATCTTTCGCATCGTTCAAATTTAAGATCACCTGAAATATATACGTTTGATTACTTTTCATTTCCTCAAAATCTTTCCTGGAAAGATCTTGGATCTGTCAGATTACTTAttgcaagttttattttattaaatattaattattagcaaGTTACAGAAATGTTCTCGCTGGaaggtttttattataaagcttagaaaaaaattgatatatatacctGTATACCAATCATGCTGCCACCAATCATGTTTAGACAAACGCTGACCAGGAATATGTTTGAGAATGTGGACTCGATCAGCTCCGCGAATCTACGAAAacgcgattaaaaaaataatacgaagAAAGTATTATCGCGGATGATAAATTTCgcgttcaaaaatattaacgtTAACGTAACTGTATCACGTGCAGATGCTTGCGCAAGCAGTCCAGGGCTTTATTGTAATTGCTATCCGTGATCTTGTCGGGTTTCAggtcaaaatttttatcgctATCCTTGCCGATATGTTCCAGCGTATTTCTGGAAACGGGCTCAAATGATAACGCTCCCCTTGACGAGATCAAAAGCAGCCTCAATTTTATTCGGACCAGCTCGAGATTTTGACGAAAGACGTATTGTACAGGGTGAGGAAAAATTATGGAAACCCTGAAAAATCTcggaaaatataagttttacagaaaaatgtttccaacaaaagttgtatggtttcgaaagGGCTATAAGATGATACCTTGGATAATTGTTTGAaagtcacgtgaaggtcaccatcaatttcttaaatgggaCGCCCTATTTTCTATTGTATATTCTTGTAGATTACCTTGAgaactttccaaaacactatagttaaatattttttgattaagtacttttcgagttatgaggCTTGAAAGTtccaatattttgatatcaaatacgaaatatctcgtgaaatattaatttttcgattatcttattttaatactttttagtacataataataatcataaagaaaCTACATGGTTGttccttttaaaaaaatcgaaaaattaatattttatttcgagagatatttcgtatttgagatgtcaaaatattggaaCTTACAAGcctcataactcgaaaagtacttaatgaaaaaatagctaattatagtgttttggaaagctctcgaggtaaattacaagaatatacaataaaaaatagggtgatttaatttaagaaattgatggTGACCTTGAAACGACTATCCAATAGCCctttcgaaaccatacaacttttgttggaaacatttttctgtaaaactgttatattttccgagatttttcagggtttccatactttttcctcaccctgtatgcaaatttatatacgaatataatcaatgtatctCGATTTTATATCATCATTCTTGTGGAAAAATCCTTACCCGACGATCGCGAACATCCCGCAAGCGTGCCGAATTAGAAGGATGTAGAAGGTATCGACCGCGATTGTGATACTGATATGAGCGAATACGGCTAGATAACAGTGTATCGCCATCGGATACAGGTATCGGCCGAATTTTTCACCGTATTCCACGCGAAACGGTAGCTTCGATTCCGCCGCCAGGGAAGTTATCGTCGCTTCCGACGTGTCTTCTATCAGTATCACGATGAGCGATTTAAATATGAGAAGAATTCCCACAAACTGCATAAAGACTGGATAGAAAtcaaatgaatgaaaaaaagattccCCAGCGAAATTTCCACTCTGCTCAAAAACCTACCTCCGTATGTGGTCGTGATATACTGGCCATGAGCACTGTGTCGTTGTAGAATAGTTCTTTCCATGTCCGTGCTCAACGACGACCAATCGTTCTCTATTGTCTCAAGACAAGTCTTCAACTAGAAATATAAGCACGCGGCATCCACTATCTTTATATCGAGTTTAAGAGCTTAAATGTCTATTGCACATCGATCGCGCTGTGCGAAATTCATACGATTATCGCATACTTTCTTGTTGTTTATCATCAAGCTCGCTAATTTGAAGCTAAATATTATGGTGATCCACATCGACGGGGTACACGAGAATACATCGTCAAGATTCGCCGCGGTTATTAACAGGTATAATAGCTAcgtcaatatattaaattaattattatgtattaattatttttgaataatcatgaaaaaatgtaggaagaaaataattataatttctttgtaaACAGAGATAACTGCAAATACCTGGGGTACAAGGATGGTGAGGGAGAATGTAAACATCGGCACGAAGAGCAAGCATCTGTCGCGAAACGCATGATAGGGCCATATTCCTATCAAGCTCATATACACTCTGGGAATCATGTAACAGCGACTTTGCCAAATGTCTCTTCGCTCAGCCATCTTTAGGAATAACTAAGATCATCGACTATCAACGATTCCTTGTGAACGTCACTTGGCAAGACGTTATTATCGATTCCCTGTGTGTCGCGGTACTTGTGAGGCCGCGCATGTTATACAATAGTTAGGCCATTACAGAATTAAATAAGCAATTATTTCCCCGTAAAATTACCCTATTTCACCTCTCCCTCTTGCCGTTTCAGTCTTTTGATCGTGGCTTCGCTAAAAGCAACTAATTCTTTCTCTATATCTGTTTACAATCGATATACCGTTCGTGTTGAACGAActgaattttcaaataaagtaaAGTTTTCCTATGTTTATAGAAAAGAGAATCAACAATATCCTGACAATGGATACGATGGATATATTTTCGAATACGATTAAAAGATAGGAAAACTGATTAAtctcgaatttttttattcgtatatttTCGGTACatttttgacaattaaaaCAATCTAGATCTATCGTCgcgtcaaattattataatacatcgcatgtaaatatgacaaattttcttttccatctAGCAGATTCCTTAAACTTGCGTTGAAATTGTTAGTGGAAGGAACGTAGCATCGTGAAATATGACATGGATGTTTTCAGAACCTTTCGAAGAAACGGAATCACCATCGTTAtcgatcttaaatatattaaagtcgCAGAGAGtaagagttaaaaaataatatttttacttacaacGCCAAAGCTTTCGATGGATAAAGTCACCACTCTGCCAGCAGTTATTCTGCATGGTAATACCGTTCTGTTCATGATCAAAAGTAGGAGTTTTCTACATCTGTTGGAGGTGTAATACCAATTCGCCTTACAACTGTAACACAAAATACAtgatatattagaataaaaaaaaataaaatcttaaaaaatttgcatttgctacatctacattttataaatcgaTTACGTTCCAGAAAGTGACATAAGTACTTTTGattgaatttgaaaaagttTGATTTCTTACATTGACTCGAACGGAAGAACGCTgtaatcaagtaaaaattgagCCTGCCAAAATTGTAGAAATAGATGAGTGAGTTGAGCGACATAAATAGCGAGAGGTGCTATTATATCTTTTGCAtcgtttaaatttatcaacacctaaaaaaaacatttctttattttggaaaataattttatatatcgttaattatattaggagagttttaattatacatatatataaaagagtattttattagaatttttattatattttttattgtattattatatatttttatttaattatattagaaaagtgtgtcaataatttcaaagctaaatttaaaaaattcattccgTTTGcactgaaataattttcattctaGAGAATTTGATGCACACCTGTATACCGCATATGCTGCCACCAATCATATTTAGACTAATGCTGactagaaatatatttgcgaATGTAGACTCGATCAATTCCGCGAATCTGTTAAATCGCAAAACTTTacgtaattaaaagaaatatgaaatgaaagattacttttttttatagttttattaaagaagATTAATACGCACTTTATCACGTGCAGATGCTTGCGTAAACAGTTCAGAACCttgctataattaatatctttgattTTATCGGGCTTTAGCTCGAAATTGTCGTCGCTATCTTTGCCAATACGTTCCAATGAATGTCTGGAAACCGCTAAAATAATAACACTCTtggaaaattgtatatttttagatctcggataattttgcaaaattatggATGTCATGcaaattgagaaaaatcgaAATCCACTCGGTggacaataataatgtattttcaatGATGTTAGTCAGGATTTTCGTCTGAATGATCTTAATTCATGAAACGTCATTCTTGATCTTACCCGACGACCGAAAACATTCCGCACGCATGCTGGACCAAGGTAAAGTACAAGGTATCAGTCGCGACTGTGGCGGTCACGTGAGAGCATACGGTTAAATAGTTATGGATCAGTATCAGATAGAAATGTTGATCTATCTTGCGACCGTATTCCACGCGAAATGGTAATTTCGTTACGGCCAGTTTGGTCGGGTCTGAGGTATCATCTATCAGTATCATCACGATCGACTTGAGTATGTAGAGGAATCCTGTTAGCTGCATAAAAACTAGAAATACGCgttacaaagagagagagagagagaactgtTCGAAAAGATTCGGTcaaattatggaaaaaaaaagtttcgacTTTTTTCTCGCCGAAAATTTTCCATCAAAATTTCCATCTTTGAACAACATACTTGCATAAAATATCGTTAGATAACGACCGTACGTAGTCTGTTGTTGCAGAAGAGTCTTCTCATTATCGGTTGTTAACGACGACCAATCGTCCTCTATCGTTTTAAGACAAGTTTTtacctataaatatatattcttgtagaACACGaggatattttttacaatttgatgTTATTAACGGAATAgatatcaaagataattacattaattacaaGACGTTAATCGTACTAGTGAAACTGCAAATTAACGTTACCTACTTTCTTACTATTTGCCATCAAGCTCgctaatttaaaactaaatattattgtaatcaaCATTGTTGGAATACATTCGAAGAGATCATCGATATCCGTCATAGCGATGCACACGTATAGTAGctgtattaaatattgcgGTATCAATGttacaagatattaataataatgtgatgATCAGTATATTCATAGAAATCAGAAACtaaactttcaaatatttgcattgaaaaaaatattcaaaaaatgtatttaatataaaaatacatatatctcgcgaaaaaaaaaaaatatatatatatatatatatatatatatatatattatacagaattgctaatataaaagaaataaaataaaaatcttatcttATATGCTCTTTCCATAAGATtgcaaatttctataaaaatatataaaatgaaaaaacacatatacacagaaaaaagcAAGTGTCAagtcaaaacttatatactcatgtaaacgcgttcattgtttcatacgtacgcaacaatttataatctttttggaagaattaaaaaattttaaattttaacaatattatatataattctatttcaatactacaattgtcatttcaagaataaaatatttattttaactctaagaaaattataatcttcgattggAACATGTGTTGTTTTCTATCCAACGTTTTCTTCCTCTTcgttcaagaaaattattcttaaataacaagaatatatttttcttggttaaactatataaaatgtcctcACGTTgtttaatgcaatataatctcatttcaagatttacattttgaaactaaagatattgtcaaaataagaatattctttttttctgtgtacatAACATAAcattcaaattttgtatacacaagcagaaaaaatattacgtattatttttaatatatatatatatatatatgtatattcaattatataccTGAGgtatgaaaataagaaaacagACCGTAAATATCGGCACAAAATGCAGATATCTATCGCGAATCGAATGATATGGCCATAAACCTGCTAAGGTCATGTAGAATCTAGGAATCGTGTAATATCGACTTTGCCAAATATCCATTCTCTcagtaattttcaaaaatactaaGAACGTAAACTATCAAACGATACCTTGTGAATGTTGGCTACTAGGCGACGCACGGGGACATTATTAACAATTCCTTGTGCACGACTGTAATTATGTCATCATAGCATAGCGCGCCATTATTTGCGCACACTGTAACCCTCTCTATCCGTGCTTTTCATCGTAATACTTTGTTAGATAATCGACTCTTTCATAGTACATAATAATGGCATAGTCTGTTGTTTGAATAATTGGGAAATTCATTCGTACGATATGCACAGTGAAAGATAGTAGATATCTGTCTCAtgttcgtaaaatataatgaagcGATCGTGTCAAcagaagaaattattatacatatatattattatataagaaatgtgttacttatatgtaatatcgtGATATAATTCGATcggataaaaaatacatttgttttttttttttttttttttttttgagattcATGTATAATGCCAATATTATGTAAAggagtttaaaatttataggaAATTTCTAAatgagtttaattttataaattgtgaaCATTTATAGAAATCAAAGTTGATAAATGTGAATggataaagataaaatgcaaatatcttttctttaatctCATTATccgacatttttattaattaatctttcgataacattttaattaaatgtaacataaCAAAAGAACGACaattaatagtttttgttacagatttaaaataatagtgtATCAAGTGTATCCAGTGTTTTTCTATCGAAAACATATCGTTTTCTTTGATTTGCGAAGAAGAACtgacttattaattatacattatattgtatataactaCAATAGCtcaattatctattttaagtattttcaagatagaaatatataatattatatatttaaatcattcaCATCCAAAggattttctttttgaaaaatggaagaaatttgttaaaataaagataaacaatctgtgaatatttgtatatatttttatctatataattgtgTGATCCTTAATGTTTTTTGctagaaaaattcaattttaaagttacaaaatattttgttgttatACTATATAATGTACTATATACAAGCAACATTGTATAAGTTAATAATGACttacatttcttttctcttttactttttccGACGAGAGCAAGAAATTAAACAGGCTtccatatttttgtttttaattattcaaacattTGATCACTGTAGAAACAGTCGTCATAATTACACGTGAGAAACATGATTTTTCGAGAAACgcgtgtttatatttttttacatttattaatatatttaaagtgcagaagagagagagagagagagagacagagagagacagagagaaagagagagaacatatttcttaatttcttacaaattaatataaatcaatatcacaaaattaaatacttttctcccataaaataaacatcaaacttaaatcaaaattaaaattaaacataatgcTAGAGAACTAACGCTATCTGAAACAATAGCGTCATCTGAAGGAAACAGTAATTTGTCTgtgaaaatatgttaaaaagttagatagattaaatatctctctctctctctctctctctctacggGACAATTCGGTCCAATCCGGGGCATTTTTCGGGACAATTTTAATGCGGGACAAAGAGCTCAAATCCGGGACTGTCCCGCACAATCCAGAACGTCTGGTTATCTTACCTATACAGAAActgttcttttattataaatatatccaaacgatttattaatattaaattttcatttatttttattatcctacatatttaatattaatatattttataattctcataATTCGGCGTAAATTACGCAGACCTACAAGAGACATTTCCAAAAACCagtataaatgatttttatagatttttgaaTGCTGAAAACAAGTTCGTCCTTTAAATTAGCCAAttatatcagatttttttgATAACCATTAGctgaaacttaaaaaaattgttattttggTTATTTTTAGTGGTTTATTTTTGACGGTCCACGAATTGTTAACTCTACGCGATACAGATCAGTTAggtaattcttataaattttttgatgcTGAAACcactattttgattttttgagATTTCCTGATATAATaggttaattgaaaaaatacatcGTTTTCAATATCCAAAAATCTATAAGAATGACCTACATCAATTTCAGTATTGcataaatttgacaatttatgGATCATAAAATAACCTAAATAACGAGTTTTTGAGGTTTCAGctaataattactaaaatatctgacataataaactaatttggAAAACGGATTAGTTTTCAGCAtccaaaagtaattttttaatataaaattttctccgtgtatgttattttatttatattattaaatattacaattatactgTATGTTAAAAGCGGATTTCAGTTTCTTCATTCTCTACCGGATTTAGGATATTTAAGATATCAATCaagtaattttttcacttttcacaaaaaaaaaaaattacatgatcgatcccctgattttattatttttcgattatgcgAAGTTGGTAAAGCATGCCCCTGCCGATCGTCAGATAGGCAACCCAACTTACCAATTTGTATGTTGCGAAAGCACCCTATACATCTGAGAGTGACAAGTTATCAactaatcaatatataaacatattatgtacatagAATGTTCCAAAAtcagatgtttttttttaataacagattCTCCTAGTTAATTTTTCCTTGGTAAGTATTTGAGAAAACTCATTGctaatttccaatttttctacaatattaaattttttataatattagaaaatattgtttatcgttgcaaataattataatatttataagacaagtatataaaatttcaatgattttcacttttgaaaaataaattattctttaaaaatttttctccaaagaagaaataaattattttcttatatatttgctttatattatagtgtttacaataacataaattatacatatatttgttttatatataaatattgtttataaat
This sequence is a window from Anoplolepis gracilipes chromosome 10, ASM4749672v1, whole genome shotgun sequence. Protein-coding genes within it:
- the LOC140670309 gene encoding uncharacterized protein — encoded protein: MDIWQSRYYTIPRFYMTLAGLWPYHSIRDRYLHFVPIFTVCFLIFIPQLLYVCIAMTDIDDLFECIPTMLITIIFSFKLASLMANSKKVKTCLKTIEDDWSSLTTDNEKTLLQQQTTYGRYLTIFYAIFMQLTGFLYILKSIVMILIDDTSDPTKLAVTKLPFRVEYGRKIDQHFYLILIHNYLTVCSHVTATVATDTLYFTLVQHACGMFSVVGHSLERIGKDSDDNFELKPDKIKDINYSKVLNCLRKHLHVIKFAELIESTFANIFLVSISLNMIGGSICGIQVLINLNDAKDIIAPLAIYVAQLTHLFLQFWQAQFLLDYSVLPFESICKANWYYTSNRCRKLLLLIMNRTVLPCRITAGRVVTLSIESFGVVLKTSMSYFTMLHIEKELVAFSEATIKRLKRQEGEMAERRDIWQSRCYMIPRVYMSLIGIWPYHAFRDRCLLFVPMFTFSLTILVPQLLYLLITAANLDDVFSCTPSMWITIIFSFKLASLMINNKKLKTCLETIENDWSSLSTDMERTILQRHSAHGQYITTTYGVFMQFVGILLIFKSLIVILIEDTSEATITSLAAESKLPFRVEYGEKFGRYLYPMAIHCYLAVFAHISITIAVDTFYILLIRHACGMFAIVGNTLEHIGKDSDKNFDLKPDKITDSNYNKALDCLRKHLHVIQFAELIESTFSNIFLVSVCLNMIGGSMIGIQVILNLNDAKDIVEPLAIYIAQLIHLFLQFWPAQFLLDYSMVPYQSICRSNWYYTSRRCQKLLFLIMNRSVLPCKITAGKIVALSIESFGKVSKTTYAFITNFISTISYYKFIFFFLRR